One window of the Anaeromyxobacter dehalogenans 2CP-C genome contains the following:
- the murI gene encoding glutamate racemase: MSRIGIFDSGVGGLTVQRAILAALPSADTVYLGDTARVPYGTKSAETVTQYSLRNARVLARREIDLLVVACNTASAVALPALRAELSVPVLGVVDPGARVAAKASRTGRIGVIGTQGTVASGAYQEAIRRERPGAEVVARACPLFVPLAEEGWTDPDDEVVRGIVRRYLDPLRGAAIDTLVLGCTHYPLLRAAIARELPEVRLVDSAEAIAEEVRARIPAAPGRTGVHRFLVTDVPERFLAVAGRFLGRTVESAEHVDV; encoded by the coding sequence GTGTCACGCATCGGCATCTTCGACTCCGGCGTCGGCGGGCTCACCGTCCAGCGCGCCATCCTCGCAGCGCTCCCCTCCGCGGACACCGTCTACCTCGGCGACACCGCCCGCGTGCCCTACGGCACGAAGTCCGCCGAGACGGTGACGCAGTACTCGCTGCGCAACGCGCGCGTGCTGGCGCGCCGCGAGATCGACCTCCTCGTCGTCGCCTGCAACACCGCCTCGGCGGTGGCGCTGCCGGCGCTCCGCGCCGAGCTGTCCGTGCCCGTGCTCGGCGTGGTGGACCCCGGCGCCCGCGTGGCCGCGAAGGCCTCCCGCACCGGGCGAATCGGCGTCATCGGCACGCAGGGCACCGTCGCGAGCGGCGCGTACCAGGAGGCGATCCGCCGCGAGCGCCCGGGCGCGGAGGTGGTGGCCCGGGCCTGTCCGCTGTTCGTCCCGCTGGCGGAGGAGGGCTGGACCGATCCGGACGACGAGGTCGTCCGAGGGATCGTCCGCCGCTACCTCGACCCGCTGCGCGGCGCCGCCATCGACACCCTGGTGCTGGGCTGCACGCACTACCCGCTGCTCCGCGCCGCGATCGCGCGCGAGCTGCCGGAGGTGCGGCTGGTGGACAGCGCCGAGGCGATCGCCGAGGAGGTCCGCGCGCGGATCCCGGCGGCGCCGGGCCGCACCGGCGTGCACCGCTTCCTCGTGACCGACGTGCCCGAGCGCTTCCTGGCGGTGGCGGGCCGGTTCCTCGGACGGACGGTGGAATCCGCCGAGCACGTGGACGTGTGA
- the ftsE gene encoding cell division ATP-binding protein FtsE — MIQLFHVTKEYPGDGPALQDVTLEVDKGEFVFLTGPSGAGKSTLLKLVFCDEAPTSGQLLLFGKNVAKIGARAVPYLRRNIGVVFQDFKLLPQRTVAENVALPLEVQAMPEKEIRRRVKQLLRSVGLEHRAEKFPPSLSGGEQQRVAVARALAPAPALLLADEPTGNLDPERTLEVMQLLADANARGTTVLVATHDRSLLERYKRRVVLLERGRLVSDGDSIRRAPGAGAGG; from the coding sequence GTGATCCAGCTCTTCCACGTCACCAAGGAGTACCCGGGCGACGGCCCGGCGCTCCAGGACGTGACGCTCGAGGTGGACAAGGGCGAGTTCGTGTTCCTCACCGGCCCGTCCGGCGCCGGCAAGTCCACCCTGCTGAAGCTGGTGTTCTGCGACGAGGCGCCCACCAGCGGGCAGCTCCTGCTGTTCGGCAAGAACGTGGCGAAGATCGGCGCGCGGGCGGTGCCCTACCTGCGCCGCAACATCGGGGTGGTGTTCCAGGACTTCAAGCTCCTGCCGCAGCGGACCGTGGCGGAGAACGTGGCCCTGCCGCTCGAGGTGCAGGCCATGCCGGAGAAGGAGATCCGGCGCCGGGTGAAGCAGCTGCTCCGCTCGGTGGGCCTCGAGCACCGGGCCGAGAAGTTCCCGCCGTCGCTCTCCGGCGGCGAGCAGCAGCGGGTGGCGGTCGCGCGCGCCCTCGCGCCGGCGCCGGCGCTGCTGCTGGCCGACGAGCCCACCGGCAACCTCGACCCGGAGCGGACCCTCGAGGTGATGCAGCTGCTCGCCGACGCGAACGCGCGCGGCACGACCGTGCTGGTGGCGACGCACGACCGCTCGCTGCTCGAGCGCTACAAGCGGCGGGTGGTGCTGCTCGAGCGCGGGCGGCTGGTCTCGGACGGCGACTCGATCCGCCGCGCCCCGGGCGCCGGCGCGGGGGGCTGA
- a CDS encoding GNAT family N-acetyltransferase, with translation MTPVHGTQGAAPGDDLAPLDGPRLRAVAATRAHAAQIQSCFQGAPDYFVRTEGGPAGADAAERLLAEAEADPERRVYALVPHTGGPAVGVLDLYLNHPEPGTAHVGLLLFREACQGLGYGKETTAALEHVLARAGFRALRLSVGDENPGARAFWERLGFAEVGRLDRGVAVFEKPLEPA, from the coding sequence ATGACACCGGTGCACGGAACCCAGGGCGCGGCCCCGGGCGATGACCTCGCTCCGCTCGACGGACCGCGGCTCCGCGCGGTCGCCGCCACGCGCGCGCACGCCGCGCAGATCCAGTCGTGCTTCCAGGGCGCGCCGGACTACTTCGTGCGCACCGAGGGCGGACCGGCCGGCGCGGACGCGGCGGAGCGGCTGCTCGCGGAGGCCGAGGCGGACCCGGAGCGCCGCGTCTACGCGCTCGTCCCGCACACGGGAGGGCCGGCGGTCGGGGTCCTCGATCTCTACCTGAACCACCCCGAGCCCGGCACCGCGCACGTGGGCCTGCTGCTGTTCCGCGAGGCGTGCCAGGGCCTCGGCTACGGCAAGGAGACCACCGCGGCGCTCGAGCACGTGCTCGCGCGCGCCGGCTTCCGCGCGCTGCGCCTGTCGGTGGGCGACGAGAACCCGGGCGCGCGCGCGTTCTGGGAGCGGCTCGGGTTCGCCGAGGTCGGCCGCCTCGACCGCGGCGTCGCCGTGTTCGAGAAGCCGCTGGAGCCGGCGTAG
- a CDS encoding S41 family peptidase, protein MMRRLALVAVLALAFFAGLVADRSASAARRAASRPYRALDVFADVLGHVESSYLEPVDERELVYGAIDGMMARLDAHSAFMRPEVFEQLRDETTGEFDGLGLEVALEDGVLTVVSPMAESPGERAGLRPGDRILAIDGASTHELGLAGSIRRMKGAPGSQVVLEVDRAGFTAPQRLTLVRERVRTQSVDLRVLDAGRGYLYLRVKAFQERTDRALAKALADGREALGGEIRGLVLDLRNNPGGLLDQAVRVADAFLAEGIIVSTEGRDRREVEVQRARPKGTEPGYPMIVLVNRGTASASEIVAGALQDNGRAVVMGTQTYGKGSVQTIVELEDGSGLKLTVARYYTPRHRSIQELGISPDVVVAETAPAVPAQPPPAERDLKRHLRNEAAPVPASIPAPAAPEDFQLRTALDYLRATDVLRGGPGARGAATAPKRQ, encoded by the coding sequence ATGATGCGCCGCCTCGCCCTCGTCGCCGTCCTGGCGCTCGCGTTCTTCGCGGGCCTGGTCGCGGACCGGTCCGCCTCGGCGGCGCGCCGCGCCGCGTCCCGGCCCTACCGCGCCCTCGACGTGTTCGCCGACGTGCTCGGGCACGTGGAGAGCTCGTACCTCGAGCCGGTGGACGAGCGCGAGCTGGTCTACGGCGCCATCGACGGGATGATGGCGAGGCTCGACGCGCACTCCGCGTTCATGCGCCCCGAGGTGTTCGAGCAGCTCCGCGACGAGACCACCGGCGAGTTCGACGGCCTGGGCCTGGAGGTCGCGCTCGAGGACGGGGTGCTCACGGTGGTGTCGCCCATGGCCGAGTCCCCCGGCGAGCGCGCCGGCCTCCGGCCCGGCGACCGGATCCTGGCCATCGACGGCGCGTCCACCCACGAGCTGGGGCTGGCGGGGTCGATCCGGCGCATGAAGGGCGCGCCCGGATCGCAGGTGGTGCTGGAGGTGGACCGCGCCGGGTTCACCGCGCCGCAGCGGCTCACGCTGGTGCGCGAGCGGGTCCGCACCCAGAGCGTGGACCTGCGCGTGCTCGACGCGGGGCGCGGGTACCTGTACCTGCGCGTGAAGGCGTTCCAGGAGCGCACCGACCGCGCGCTGGCGAAGGCGCTCGCCGACGGGCGCGAGGCGCTGGGCGGCGAGATCCGCGGGCTGGTGCTCGACCTGCGCAACAACCCGGGCGGCCTGCTCGACCAGGCGGTGCGGGTGGCGGACGCGTTCCTCGCGGAGGGCATCATCGTCAGCACCGAGGGGCGCGACCGGCGCGAGGTCGAGGTGCAGCGCGCCCGGCCCAAGGGCACCGAGCCGGGGTACCCGATGATCGTGCTGGTGAACCGCGGCACCGCCAGCGCGAGCGAGATCGTGGCCGGCGCGCTCCAGGACAACGGGCGCGCGGTGGTGATGGGCACGCAGACCTACGGCAAGGGTTCGGTGCAGACCATCGTCGAGCTGGAGGACGGCTCGGGGCTGAAGCTGACGGTGGCGCGGTACTACACGCCCCGGCACCGCTCCATCCAGGAGCTGGGCATCTCCCCGGACGTGGTGGTGGCGGAGACCGCGCCCGCGGTCCCGGCGCAGCCGCCGCCGGCGGAGCGCGACCTGAAGCGGCACCTCCGCAACGAGGCCGCGCCGGTGCCGGCGTCGATCCCGGCCCCCGCCGCGCCCGAGGACTTCCAGCTCCGCACCGCGCTCGACTACCTGCGCGCCACCGACGTGCTCCGGGGCGGCCCGGGCGCGCGGGGCGCCGCGACCGCCCCGAAGCGGCAGTGA
- a CDS encoding cell division protein FtsX, with translation MPLRPVYFTRRAVEALVRGPYVAMVGTATIFVALFSIGLLAAALGGAERLLAAWAGEVRISAYLAPGADLAAVREAAAAVAPGRAVTAVTAAEALRGLAADLGEQGRVLEGVGPGVLPDAVEVSAPGISLAEARGLAGRLRALPGVAEVDYGTAWLEKLERFLGRARIAAVALFAALALATAVLVSNTLRLAVFARRDEIELMKLVGATDAFVSAPFLIEGVLQGLLGGGLAVGALLGVHAALAPRLRAAVEGARALRLGDVLPPALLLGLLAAGAAVGLLGSALSVARTLRRL, from the coding sequence GTGCCGCTCCGCCCCGTCTACTTCACGCGACGCGCCGTCGAGGCGCTGGTGCGCGGGCCCTACGTGGCGATGGTGGGGACCGCGACCATCTTCGTGGCGCTGTTCTCGATCGGCCTGCTGGCGGCGGCCCTGGGCGGCGCCGAGCGGCTGCTGGCGGCCTGGGCCGGCGAGGTCCGCATCTCGGCGTACCTCGCGCCGGGCGCCGACCTGGCCGCGGTGCGCGAGGCGGCCGCCGCGGTCGCGCCCGGGCGCGCCGTCACGGCGGTCACCGCGGCCGAGGCGCTGCGCGGGCTCGCCGCCGACCTGGGGGAGCAGGGCCGGGTGCTGGAGGGCGTCGGGCCGGGCGTGCTGCCGGACGCGGTGGAGGTCTCGGCGCCCGGGATCTCGCTCGCCGAGGCGCGCGGGCTGGCCGGGCGCCTGCGGGCGCTGCCCGGGGTGGCCGAGGTGGACTACGGCACCGCCTGGCTGGAGAAGCTGGAGCGGTTCCTCGGCCGGGCGCGGATCGCGGCGGTGGCGCTGTTCGCGGCGCTCGCGCTCGCCACCGCGGTGCTGGTCTCGAACACGCTCCGCCTGGCGGTGTTCGCGCGGCGGGACGAGATCGAGCTCATGAAGCTGGTGGGCGCCACCGACGCGTTCGTGTCGGCGCCGTTCCTGATCGAGGGGGTGCTGCAGGGGCTGCTCGGCGGCGGGCTGGCGGTGGGGGCGCTGCTGGGCGTGCACGCGGCGCTGGCGCCCCGGCTGCGCGCGGCGGTGGAGGGAGCGCGCGCGCTCCGGCTCGGCGACGTGCTGCCGCCCGCGCTCCTCCTCGGCCTGCTCGCGGCCGGCGCCGCGGTGGGCCTGCTCGGGAGCGCGCTCTCGGTGGCGCGCACGCTGCGCCGCCTGTGA
- a CDS encoding energy transducer TonB, with translation MSIPVATALGRRDRMWPAVLASVMVHAGLITWALVRQQGPEIDLEQKPIVAKLVRLGEKRPEQWLPRKEQPPEPAAAEPMPAVATAPAPAPAPPAPAAPVPGARPAPTPPAPRAPARTGPTTAGSSTSVSSLLSRVKQEVERERWGDPEGDPAGDASEAGEGDRYLALVKRALQENYRVPATISERDRMYLKGTVVLWIDPDGNIARWRIEKSSGNGAFDDALERTVRQTRLPPPPDAQRQLYRSTGLAIVFEIG, from the coding sequence ATGAGCATCCCGGTCGCGACCGCCCTCGGGCGGCGGGACAGGATGTGGCCGGCGGTGCTGGCCTCGGTGATGGTCCACGCCGGGCTGATCACGTGGGCCCTCGTGCGCCAGCAGGGCCCCGAGATCGATCTCGAGCAGAAGCCCATCGTGGCGAAGCTGGTGCGGCTCGGCGAGAAGCGGCCGGAGCAGTGGCTGCCGCGCAAGGAGCAGCCGCCCGAGCCGGCCGCGGCCGAGCCGATGCCGGCGGTCGCGACCGCGCCGGCCCCCGCCCCCGCACCGCCCGCGCCCGCCGCGCCGGTGCCGGGCGCGAGGCCCGCGCCCACGCCGCCCGCGCCCCGGGCGCCCGCCCGCACCGGCCCGACCACCGCCGGCAGCAGCACCTCGGTGTCCTCCCTGCTCTCGCGCGTGAAGCAGGAGGTCGAGCGCGAGCGCTGGGGCGACCCCGAGGGCGACCCCGCCGGCGACGCGTCAGAGGCCGGCGAGGGCGATCGCTACCTCGCGCTGGTGAAGCGGGCGCTGCAGGAGAACTACCGCGTCCCGGCCACCATCTCCGAGCGCGACCGCATGTACCTGAAGGGCACGGTGGTCCTGTGGATCGATCCCGACGGGAACATCGCGCGCTGGCGCATCGAGAAGTCGTCCGGCAACGGCGCGTTCGACGACGCGCTGGAGCGGACCGTCCGACAGACCCGCCTCCCCCCTCCGCCCGACGCGCAGCGGCAGCTGTACCGCTCCACCGGGCTCGCCATCGTCTTCGAGATCGGCTGA
- a CDS encoding cellulose synthase family protein, protein MTSLELSVVVGYALLLCILSVYGSHRYAMAYLYYRHKYRLPTPKGRFEQLPRVTIQLPIFNEMYVTERLIGAVAKIDYPRELLEVQVLDDSTDETQGIARACVDRVRAEGLDIVYIHRTDRTGFKAGALEHGLETAKGEFVAVFDADFIPDPQFLRRTVDFFTDPKVGMVQARWGHLNRGYSLLTQVQAILLDGHFVIEHTARNRSGRFFNFNGTAGIWRREAIASGGGWQHDTLTEDLDLSYRTQLKGWQFVYVPQIVTPAELPVEMNAFKSQQHRWAKGSIQTALKVLPRLLDADLPREVKREAVMHLTANLAYLLMIPLAILLPITVVVRVSHGWYEVLFLDIPFFAAATFSVVAFYAASQREQGRTAWQQIKYLPMVMAIGIGLSVNQARAVVEALMGYETAFTRTPKHGVASAGESVTRKRYKAAVTFQPIVELALAAYMTYGVMYLIEREVYYSLPFLLLFQVGFGYVGLASVYEGLRGRVGRWVRVLSPQPSPE, encoded by the coding sequence ATGACTTCACTCGAGCTCTCGGTCGTCGTCGGGTACGCGCTGCTGCTCTGCATCCTCTCGGTCTACGGGTCGCATCGCTACGCGATGGCGTACCTGTACTACCGGCACAAGTACCGGCTCCCCACGCCGAAGGGCCGGTTCGAGCAGCTGCCGCGCGTCACCATCCAGCTCCCGATCTTCAACGAGATGTACGTGACGGAGCGGCTCATCGGCGCCGTCGCGAAGATCGATTACCCGCGCGAGCTCCTCGAGGTGCAGGTCCTCGACGACTCGACCGACGAGACGCAGGGCATCGCCCGCGCGTGCGTGGATCGCGTCCGGGCCGAGGGGCTCGACATCGTCTACATCCACCGCACCGATCGCACCGGCTTCAAGGCGGGCGCGCTGGAGCACGGGCTCGAGACCGCCAAGGGCGAGTTCGTGGCGGTGTTCGACGCGGACTTCATCCCGGATCCGCAGTTCCTGCGGCGCACCGTGGACTTCTTCACCGACCCGAAGGTCGGCATGGTCCAGGCGCGCTGGGGCCACCTGAACCGCGGCTACTCGCTGCTCACGCAGGTGCAGGCCATCCTGCTCGACGGCCACTTCGTCATCGAGCACACCGCGCGCAACCGCTCCGGCCGCTTCTTCAACTTCAACGGCACCGCCGGGATCTGGCGGCGCGAGGCCATCGCCTCGGGCGGCGGCTGGCAGCACGACACGCTCACCGAGGACCTGGACCTCTCCTACCGCACGCAGCTGAAGGGCTGGCAGTTCGTCTACGTGCCGCAGATCGTCACCCCGGCCGAGCTGCCGGTGGAGATGAACGCGTTCAAGAGCCAGCAGCACCGCTGGGCGAAGGGCTCGATCCAGACGGCGCTCAAGGTCCTGCCGCGCCTGCTGGACGCGGACCTGCCGCGCGAGGTGAAGCGCGAGGCGGTGATGCACCTCACCGCGAACCTCGCCTACCTGCTGATGATCCCGCTCGCGATCCTGCTGCCCATCACGGTGGTGGTGCGCGTGTCGCACGGCTGGTACGAGGTGCTGTTCCTCGACATCCCGTTCTTCGCCGCGGCGACGTTCAGCGTGGTGGCGTTCTACGCCGCCAGCCAGCGCGAGCAGGGCCGCACCGCCTGGCAGCAGATCAAGTACCTGCCGATGGTGATGGCGATCGGCATCGGCCTCTCCGTGAACCAGGCGCGCGCCGTGGTCGAGGCGCTCATGGGGTACGAGACCGCCTTCACGCGCACGCCCAAGCACGGCGTCGCCTCGGCGGGCGAGTCGGTGACGCGCAAGCGCTACAAGGCGGCGGTCACGTTCCAGCCCATCGTCGAGCTGGCGCTCGCGGCCTACATGACCTACGGCGTGATGTACCTGATCGAGCGCGAGGTCTACTACTCGCTGCCGTTCCTGCTGCTGTTCCAGGTCGGCTTCGGGTACGTGGGCCTGGCCAGCGTCTACGAGGGCCTGCGCGGCCGCGTGGGGCGCTGGGTGCGCGTGCTCTCGCCGCAGCCCTCGCCGGAATAG
- a CDS encoding murein hydrolase activator EnvC family protein, translating to MVPAAPIALALSLSLAAGGPRAQLDALDARRRAEEAAARMLAQQERSVLDTLAESEAALAEAAAEARRAEAARAGAEAALAQAREEEAAAHARLQARLAELRPRLAARERLGRTGELQVLLSSRSLADLVKRRWLMERILSRDVALLAEADAARDARERARAARQLEAGRLAALAKEAAERRQDAAALREERETLLAALRTARGFHERAAAEAVVQQRRLAEFVATLPPPRSGGALPEGFAARRGRLPLPVTGHVTVGFGKVVNPRFNTVTVQNGLDIDAPAGAPVRAVAAGRVVHAGWFKGYGNIVIVDHGDGFHTLVAHLASMRTAMGEDVAAGAVLGTVGDTGSLKGPYLYFELREKGRPVDPRPWLAP from the coding sequence GTGGTCCCCGCCGCGCCGATCGCCCTCGCGCTGTCGCTCTCGCTGGCCGCCGGCGGCCCGCGCGCGCAGCTCGACGCGCTCGACGCGCGGCGGCGCGCCGAGGAGGCCGCGGCGCGCATGCTGGCGCAGCAGGAGCGCTCGGTGCTCGACACGCTGGCCGAGTCGGAGGCGGCGCTCGCCGAGGCAGCCGCGGAGGCGCGCCGCGCCGAGGCGGCCCGCGCCGGGGCGGAGGCCGCGCTGGCGCAGGCGCGGGAGGAGGAGGCGGCGGCGCACGCGCGCCTGCAGGCGCGCCTCGCCGAGCTGCGGCCGCGGCTGGCGGCGCGCGAGCGGCTCGGCCGCACCGGGGAGCTGCAGGTCCTGCTCTCCAGCCGGTCGCTCGCGGACCTGGTGAAGCGCCGGTGGCTCATGGAGCGGATCCTCTCGCGCGACGTGGCGCTGCTCGCCGAGGCCGACGCGGCGCGCGACGCGCGGGAGCGGGCGCGCGCGGCGCGGCAGCTCGAGGCGGGGCGCCTCGCGGCCCTGGCGAAGGAGGCGGCCGAGCGACGGCAGGACGCCGCCGCGCTGCGCGAGGAGCGCGAGACGCTGCTCGCGGCCCTGCGCACGGCCCGCGGGTTCCACGAGCGCGCCGCGGCGGAGGCGGTGGTGCAGCAGCGCAGGCTCGCCGAGTTCGTGGCGACGCTCCCGCCGCCGCGCAGCGGGGGCGCGCTGCCCGAGGGGTTCGCCGCGCGCAGGGGCCGGCTGCCGCTGCCGGTGACCGGCCACGTGACGGTCGGCTTCGGCAAGGTGGTGAACCCGCGCTTCAACACGGTCACCGTGCAGAACGGCCTCGACATCGACGCGCCGGCGGGCGCGCCGGTCCGCGCGGTCGCGGCGGGGCGCGTGGTCCACGCCGGCTGGTTCAAGGGCTACGGCAACATCGTCATCGTGGACCACGGGGACGGCTTCCACACGCTGGTGGCCCACCTCGCCTCGATGCGCACCGCCATGGGCGAGGACGTGGCCGCGGGCGCCGTGCTGGGGACCGTCGGCGACACCGGCTCGCTGAAGGGGCCGTACCTGTACTTCGAGCTCCGCGAGAAGGGGCGCCCGGTGGACCCGCGACCATGGCTCGCGCCGTGA
- a CDS encoding MotA/TolQ/ExbB proton channel family protein, with protein MTELALSQLLPSAGVPLAAAGGLNYLEIATNSGPVGIGVLALLLGASAVSWAIIVKKWLQIRRAQDQSVKFLETFWQSKRLDAIYQAAESLGASPLSHVFRAGYVELSKVTARKNEGDPGAMSDQLGGIENVERALKRAAASEVTALERQVPFLGTTASAAPFVGLFGTVWGIMRAFHEIYLMGNANLATVAKPISEALIATAVGLFAAIPAVVAYNFFLSKIRVLDSEMTNFSNDFLNIVRRHFFS; from the coding sequence ATGACCGAACTCGCCCTCTCGCAGCTCCTGCCCTCCGCCGGCGTGCCTCTCGCGGCCGCGGGCGGCCTCAACTACCTCGAGATCGCCACCAACTCCGGCCCGGTCGGCATCGGCGTGCTGGCGCTCCTGCTGGGCGCCTCCGCCGTGTCCTGGGCCATCATCGTCAAGAAGTGGCTCCAGATCCGGCGCGCGCAGGACCAGTCGGTGAAGTTCCTCGAGACCTTCTGGCAGTCCAAGCGGCTCGACGCCATCTACCAGGCGGCGGAGTCGCTGGGCGCCTCGCCGCTGTCGCACGTGTTCCGCGCGGGCTACGTCGAGCTCTCGAAGGTGACCGCCCGCAAGAACGAGGGGGACCCGGGCGCCATGAGCGACCAGCTCGGCGGGATCGAGAACGTCGAGCGCGCGCTGAAGCGCGCCGCCGCCTCCGAGGTCACCGCGCTCGAGCGCCAGGTGCCGTTCCTGGGCACCACCGCCAGCGCCGCCCCGTTCGTCGGCCTGTTCGGCACGGTGTGGGGCATCATGCGCGCGTTCCACGAGATCTACCTGATGGGCAACGCGAACCTGGCCACGGTGGCGAAGCCCATCTCCGAGGCGCTCATCGCCACCGCGGTCGGCCTGTTCGCCGCCATCCCGGCGGTGGTGGCCTACAACTTCTTCCTGTCGAAGATCCGCGTGCTCGACAGCGAGATGACCAACTTCTCGAACGACTTCCTCAACATCGTTCGGCGGCACTTCTTCAGCTAG
- the tolR gene encoding protein TolR: MSSGGSGRQSLTEINVTPLVDVMLVLLIIFMVTAPLIQQGVEVNLPDARAKAVEAQEQKLVLSIKSDKSLWLGTTEDAAHVPYDELEDKLRANSRAQKEHELYLMADKTLPYGFVVDVMATVQRAGIVNVGMITNPAPERVKPEREARRR; this comes from the coding sequence ATGTCCTCCGGCGGCTCGGGCCGCCAGTCCCTCACCGAGATCAACGTCACGCCGCTCGTGGACGTGATGCTGGTGCTGCTCATCATCTTCATGGTGACGGCGCCGCTCATCCAGCAGGGCGTGGAGGTGAACCTGCCCGACGCGCGCGCCAAGGCCGTCGAGGCGCAGGAGCAGAAGCTCGTCCTGTCCATCAAGTCGGACAAGAGCCTGTGGCTCGGCACCACCGAGGACGCCGCCCACGTGCCCTACGACGAGCTCGAGGACAAGCTGCGCGCCAACTCGCGCGCGCAGAAGGAGCACGAGCTGTACCTGATGGCCGACAAGACGCTGCCCTACGGCTTCGTCGTGGACGTGATGGCCACGGTGCAGCGCGCCGGGATCGTGAACGTGGGGATGATCACCAACCCCGCGCCGGAGCGGGTGAAGCCCGAGCGGGAGGCCCGCAGGCGATGA
- the tolB gene encoding Tol-Pal system beta propeller repeat protein TolB, which translates to MIVRRALALAALALAASPALAAPERPTIVVGSPDFRPLPIAVAAFQGEGDAGAAATQTAEVVRADLVLSGLFDVLDPRGFLADPAEGFAAPSIRFARWADVGADGLAKARVRRGPGGLEGELHLYEVRAGREVLVKLLRVDGADARSLAHRMADEIVRYYTREPGIFATRIAAIRRGRGTWELVTQDMDGGNQQVLLSERSILMSPAWRPDGREILVTSYRSGRPELWAYRFSDRAFRPLGRQRNAFGGVYSPDGSRIAFTVSEGNVTDLWVMSADGSGARKLTSDPAIDVSPTWSPDGRRIAFVSDRSGTPQIYVMGADGSGARRLTFQGNYNQTPQWSPRGDLIAFTARDERKVFDVFVVAPDSGAISRITQDQGRTNEEPSWAPNGRLMIFRTDRNGGIQLVVSDARGDRQTPVTSGKTDLAAPAWGPLAP; encoded by the coding sequence ATGATCGTCCGCCGTGCCCTCGCCCTCGCCGCGCTCGCGCTGGCCGCCTCGCCCGCGCTCGCCGCGCCGGAGCGCCCCACCATCGTGGTCGGCTCGCCCGACTTCCGCCCCTTGCCCATCGCGGTGGCGGCGTTCCAGGGCGAGGGCGACGCCGGCGCCGCCGCGACCCAGACGGCGGAGGTGGTGCGGGCCGACCTGGTGCTGTCGGGCCTGTTCGACGTGCTCGACCCGCGCGGCTTCCTCGCCGATCCGGCCGAGGGCTTCGCGGCGCCGTCGATCCGGTTCGCGCGCTGGGCCGACGTGGGCGCGGACGGCCTGGCCAAGGCGCGCGTGCGGCGCGGCCCGGGCGGCCTGGAGGGCGAGCTCCACCTGTACGAGGTCCGCGCCGGGCGCGAGGTGCTGGTGAAGCTGCTGCGCGTGGACGGCGCCGACGCGCGCTCGCTCGCGCACCGCATGGCCGACGAGATCGTGCGCTACTACACCCGCGAGCCCGGCATCTTCGCCACGCGCATCGCCGCGATCCGCCGCGGCCGCGGCACCTGGGAGCTGGTCACCCAGGACATGGACGGCGGGAACCAGCAGGTCCTCCTGTCCGAGCGGAGCATCCTCATGTCGCCCGCGTGGCGCCCGGACGGCCGCGAGATCCTGGTGACGAGCTACCGCTCCGGCCGGCCGGAGCTGTGGGCCTACCGCTTCTCCGACCGCGCCTTCCGCCCGCTGGGCCGCCAGCGCAACGCGTTCGGCGGCGTCTACTCGCCGGACGGCTCCCGCATCGCGTTCACCGTGAGCGAGGGCAACGTCACCGACCTCTGGGTGATGTCCGCCGACGGCAGCGGCGCGCGCAAGCTCACCAGCGATCCCGCCATCGACGTGTCGCCGACGTGGTCGCCGGACGGCCGCCGCATCGCGTTCGTCTCAGACCGCTCCGGCACCCCGCAGATCTACGTCATGGGCGCGGACGGCTCGGGCGCGCGCCGCCTGACGTTCCAGGGCAACTACAACCAGACGCCGCAGTGGAGCCCGCGCGGCGACCTGATCGCGTTCACGGCGCGCGACGAGCGCAAGGTGTTCGACGTGTTCGTGGTGGCGCCGGACTCGGGCGCCATCTCCCGCATCACCCAGGACCAGGGGCGCACCAACGAGGAGCCGTCCTGGGCGCCCAACGGCCGGCTGATGATCTTCCGCACCGACCGGAACGGCGGGATCCAGCTCGTCGTCTCGGACGCGCGCGGCGACCGCCAGACGCCGGTGACGAGCGGCAAGACCGACCTGGCCGCGCCGGCCTGGGGCCCGCTGGCGCCGTAG